TTCTACGAACACCCGGACCTCTACACCAGCTACGGCCACTACTATCTCTCCTGGAACGAACCTCTGGCCGAACCGGAAGGGAAGGCCCGGCCCAACACCTGGGTCTTCCGGGAGCTGGCGAGGAGGCTTGGCCTAAAGGAGCCCACCCTCTACTGGGAGGCGGAAGCGGTGGCCAGGAGCCTCCTGGATGTGGACCATCCCTACCTGGAGGGGATCAGCCTGGAAAGGCTCAAACGGGAGGGCTTCGCCAAGCTCCGCCTCCCCAAGCCCTTCCTGCCCTTCGCCCAAGGCCCCGTGCGCTTCAGCCCCCCGCCGGAGGTCATCCCCACGGAGCCCCTGCCGGACTACCCCCTGATCCTCCTCACCCCCCCGGCCCACCGCTTCCTCAACACCACCTACGGGAACGTGCGGGAACTGGTGGAAGCGGAAGGGGGGGAGCCCCGCCTCCTCATCCACCCCCTGGACGCGGAGGCCCGGGGGGTGACGGACGGGGCTTTGGTCCACATCCGCTCCCCTTGGGGCCAGGTGGTGCGGAAGGCGAAGCTGACCGAGGCCCCCGTCCCGGGCACGGTGGTCCTGGAGGGCACCTGGTGGGAGGGGTGGACCCCGGACGGCAAGGGGATCAACCACCTCACCTCGGAAAGGCTCACGGACCTGGGGGGCGGGAGCACCTTCCACAGCACCCCGGTGGAGGTGGAGCCCCTCCGCCTAGCCTGAGGGGGGCAAACGCCCCTGGGGGAAGGCCCGCCTGGGGCTTTTATAATGGAGCATGGACCTCATTGGGGCCAAAGCCCTTCTGGAGCGGGAAGAAGCCACCCCTTTGAGCCTTTTGGAAGAGGCCCTGGAGCGGGCCCGGGCCTTCCAGGATCGCAACGCCTTGGCCTACCTGGACGAGGAAGGGGCGCGGGCGGAGGCCCAGAGGCTCACGGAGGAGCTCCGAAGGGGCCAGCCCCGGGGCCCCCTCCACGGCCTGCCCCTCACGGTAAAGGACCTCTTCCCCGTGTCGGGCATGCCCACCCGCGCCGGGACCCGGGCCCCCCTCCCCCCCCTGCCCGAGGAGGCGGCGGCGGTGCGCCGCCTGCGGGAGGCCGGGGCCCTCCTCTTCGCCAAGACCCACATGCACGAGATCGCCCTGGGCATCACCGGGGAAAACCCCTGGACGGGCCCGGTGCGGAACGCCATCGACCCCAGCCGCCAAGCCGGGGGTTCCAGCAGCGGCAGCGCCGTGGCCGTGGCCCTGGGGATCGGCCTCGCCTCCTTGGGCACGGATACCGGGGGCTCCATCCGCATCCCCGCGGCCTTCAACGGGGTGGTGGGCTTCAAGCCCTCCTTCGGCCGGGTGAGCCTGGAAGGGGCCCTGCCCCTCTCGCGCTCCACCGACCACGCGGGGCCCATCGCCAAAAGCGTACGGGACGCCCACTTCCTCACGGAGATCCTGGCCGGGGAGGGCATCCCCCTGGAGGGCCCCCAGAACCCCACCTTGGGCGTGCCCCTGGACTTCCTGGAGGGAAGGCTCGGGGTGGGGGTGCGCAAGGCCTTTTCCCGCCTGCTGGAAGACCTCCCCGGCCTCCGGGCCGAGGTGCGGGAGGTCGCCTTGCCCCTTCCCGGGGTCTACGAGGTCTACACCCGCCTGGTGCGCTACGAGGCGGCCCGCATCCACCAGAAAGCCCTGGAGGAACACCCGGAGGGCTTCTCCCCGGGGGTGCGGGAGGCCCTTTTGGCGGGGCTCGCCCTCACGGAGAAGGACTACCGGGACGCGGTGGCCGAGCGGGAGGCCCTACGCCTCCAGCTGATGAAGGCCCTCCGGGGGGTGGACGCCCTCCTCCTCCCCGCCCAGCCCCTCCCCGCTCCCCCCCTGGGCACGGAGGAGGTGGAGCTGGA
The genomic region above belongs to Thermus thermamylovorans and contains:
- a CDS encoding amidase, which encodes MDLIGAKALLEREEATPLSLLEEALERARAFQDRNALAYLDEEGARAEAQRLTEELRRGQPRGPLHGLPLTVKDLFPVSGMPTRAGTRAPLPPLPEEAAAVRRLREAGALLFAKTHMHEIALGITGENPWTGPVRNAIDPSRQAGGSSSGSAVAVALGIGLASLGTDTGGSIRIPAAFNGVVGFKPSFGRVSLEGALPLSRSTDHAGPIAKSVRDAHFLTEILAGEGIPLEGPQNPTLGVPLDFLEGRLGVGVRKAFSRLLEDLPGLRAEVREVALPLPGVYEVYTRLVRYEAARIHQKALEEHPEGFSPGVREALLAGLALTEKDYRDAVAEREALRLQLMKALRGVDALLLPAQPLPAPPLGTEEVELESGRRSHREAFITLTLPFSLLGVPALTLPFAKVEGLPIGLQVVGPYAEDGRVLAIGGWLEERLR